A genomic segment from Thermodesulfobacteriota bacterium encodes:
- the murD gene encoding UDP-N-acetylmuramoyl-L-alanine--D-glutamate ligase, giving the protein MDLKDKKVLVVGLGASGKESAAFLLERGAKVSVSESAALKDIPADKLAWIEENRIPLEAGGHNIKTFLAAGLIVVSPGVPLEIGPLQAARRAGIPVIGEIELAARFIDTPVIAVTGTNGKSTTTELIGHILAHAGKKIFVGGNIGRPLIGYAGQKQDRDFVVAEISSFQLDTTEFFRPWLGLLLNITEDHLDRYPSFNAYVLSKFRIFANQTAGDFAIINDDDPVVTQYVSKIPSRILTFSHKPHGKGAYPEGNRLTCRLDQEAGETYSLEKIKLTGEHNLENIMAAVLAARVCGCTPSAIQEALEVFEGLHHRTEFVCEIGGVSFYDDSKGTNVGSVVKSLAGFDRPVILIAGGRDKGGSYAVLEDMVRNKVKALILIGEAGEKIRRALGHLTRTMEAGTLPEAVRLAYAESASGDVVLLSPACASFDMFRSYAERGDIFQEAARSLPKQQAAAI; this is encoded by the coding sequence ATGGACTTGAAAGACAAAAAGGTCTTGGTAGTAGGGCTGGGCGCAAGCGGTAAGGAATCTGCTGCGTTTTTGCTGGAGCGCGGCGCTAAGGTCTCCGTATCCGAATCGGCGGCCCTTAAGGATATCCCTGCAGATAAGCTGGCCTGGATTGAAGAGAACAGGATTCCTTTGGAGGCCGGTGGACATAACATAAAGACCTTCCTTGCGGCCGGGTTGATCGTGGTCAGCCCGGGGGTGCCTCTGGAGATTGGGCCCCTTCAGGCGGCAAGGCGCGCCGGTATTCCGGTCATCGGGGAGATAGAGCTGGCCGCCCGTTTTATAGATACGCCTGTCATCGCGGTAACCGGCACTAACGGCAAGAGCACGACTACGGAATTAATCGGGCACATCCTGGCGCATGCGGGTAAAAAGATATTCGTGGGCGGCAACATCGGCCGTCCCTTGATCGGCTATGCGGGGCAGAAACAGGACAGGGATTTTGTGGTGGCAGAGATAAGCAGTTTTCAGCTGGATACTACCGAATTCTTTCGACCCTGGCTGGGGCTCCTTTTGAACATAACCGAGGATCACCTGGATCGTTATCCATCTTTTAATGCCTATGTCCTCTCCAAGTTCAGGATTTTTGCCAACCAGACAGCCGGCGACTTTGCCATTATTAACGATGATGATCCTGTGGTGACGCAGTACGTAAGTAAAATACCCTCCCGCATACTCACCTTCAGCCATAAGCCGCACGGCAAAGGGGCCTACCCGGAGGGGAACAGGCTGACCTGCCGCCTGGATCAGGAAGCGGGGGAGACATATTCATTAGAGAAGATCAAACTGACGGGCGAGCATAACCTGGAAAACATCATGGCCGCCGTCCTTGCGGCCCGGGTGTGCGGCTGTACGCCATCCGCCATACAGGAGGCCCTGGAGGTGTTTGAGGGTCTGCATCACCGTACGGAATTTGTCTGTGAGATTGGCGGCGTAAGCTTTTATGATGATTCCAAGGGGACCAATGTGGGTTCGGTGGTCAAGTCCCTGGCCGGGTTCGACCGGCCGGTCATACTGATTGCCGGCGGCCGGGACAAGGGCGGCAGTTATGCGGTATTGGAAGATATGGTGCGCAATAAAGTGAAGGCGCTTATCCTTATCGGCGAGGCCGGAGAAAAGATACGCCGGGCCCTGGGACATCTGACCCGGACTATGGAGGCCGGGACGCTGCCGGAGGCCGTGCGCCTGGCCTATGCGGAGTCTGCGTCGGGAGATGTGGTCCTCCTCTCCCCGGCCTGCGCGAGTTTTGATATGTTTCGTAGTTATGCGGAGAGGGGAGATATTTTTCAGGAAGCAGCCCGGAGCTTGCCAAAACAGCAGGCCGCCGCGATATGA